A region of Capra hircus breed San Clemente chromosome 11, ASM170441v1, whole genome shotgun sequence DNA encodes the following proteins:
- the BMP10 gene encoding bone morphogenetic protein 10 — MGSVVLQLCTLSCLLLHAVSGNPIMSLEQSPLEEDMPLFDDVFSEQDGVDFNTLLQSMKNEFLKTLNLSDIPMQDSAKVDPPEYMLELYNKFATDRTSMPSANIIRSFKNEDLFSQPASFNRLRKYPLLFNVSIPHHEDIIMAELRLYTLVQRDRLIYEGVDRKITIFEVLESKEDHEGERSMLVLVSGEIYGTNSEWETFDVTDAIRHWQKSGSSTHQLEVHIESKHETEDTLGRGQLEIDTSARNKHEPLLVVFSDDQSSEKERKEELDEMIAHEQFPEMDNLDLDGYSNGPGEEALLQMRSNIIYDSTARIRRNAKGNYCKRTPLYIDFKEIGWDSWIIAPPGYEAYECRGVCNYPLAEHLTPTKHAIIQALVHLKNSQKASKACCVPTKLEPISILYLDKGVVTYKFKYEGMAVSECGCR, encoded by the exons ATGGGTTCCGTGGTCCTGCAGCTGTGCACTCTCTCCTGCCTGCTGCTTCACGCGGTTTCTGGCAACCCTATCATGAGTCTGGAGCAGTCGCCCCTGGAAGAAGACATGCCCCTCTTCGATGATGTCTTCTCAGAGCAAGATGGTGTAGACTTCAACACACTGCTACAGAGCATGAAGAATGAGTTTCTCAAGACATTGAACCTGTCTGACATCCCCATGCAGGACTCGGCCAAGGTTGACCCACCAGAGTACATGCTGGAGCTCTACAACAAATTCGCGACAGATCGCACCTCCATGCCATCCGCCAACATCATCAGGAGTTTCAAGAATGAGG ATCTGTTTTCCCAACCAGCCAGTTTTAACAGACTCCGAAAATACCCTCTCCTCTTCAATGTATCCATCCCTCACCATGAAGACATCATCATGGCTGAGCTCAGGTTGTACACCCTGGTGCAAAGAGACCGCCTTATATATGAAGGAGTGGACCGGAAAATCACCATTTTTGAAGTACTTGAGAGCAAAGAAGACCACGAAGGGGAAAGAAGCATGCTGGTCTTAGTGTCAGGGGAGATCTATGGAACCAACAGTGAGTGGGAGACTTTTGATGTCACTGATGCCATCAGGCATTGGCAAAAGTCAGGCTCATCCACCCACCAGCTGGAGGTCCACATTGAGAGCAAACACGAAACAGAGGACACACTTGGCAGGGGACAACTGGAAATAGATACTAGTGCCCGGAATAAGCATGAACCTTTGCTTGTCGTGTTTTCTGATGACCAAAGCAGTGAGAAGGAGCGGAAAGAGGAACTGGATGAAATGATCGCTCACGAGCAATTCCCAGAGATGGACAACCTGGATTTGGACGGTTATTCCAACGGACCTGGGGAAGAGGCTTTGCTGCAGATGAGGTCAAATATCATCTATGACTCCACTGCCCGCATCAGAAGGAATGCAAAGGGAAACTACTGCAAGAGGACCCCGCTCTACATCGACTTCAAGGAGATTGGCTGGGACTCTTGGATCATCGCTCCACCTGGATATGAAGCCTATGAATGTCGTGGTGTTTGCAACTACCCCCTGGCAGAGCATCTCACCCCTACAAAGCATGCGATTATCCAGGCCTTGGTCCACCTCAAGAATTCCCAGAAGGCTTCCAAAGCCTGCTGTGTGCCCACCAAGCTCGAGCCCATCTCCATCCTCTATTTAGATAAGGGCGTCGTTACCTACAAGTTTAAATACGAGGGCATGGCTGTCTCTGAATGTGGCTGTAGATAG